A single Lactuca sativa cultivar Salinas chromosome 8, Lsat_Salinas_v11, whole genome shotgun sequence DNA region contains:
- the LOC128127755 gene encoding receptor-like protein EIX2: MYDALFDIHSEALCAKELWDTLELKYITEDASSKKFLVSDFNNFKMDDSRSVTEQFNELLGIYGRFKLHHMNMYESIVVSTIIDKLHPSWKDFKHKLKNQKEELSLVQLASHIRIEESLHAKESDKSEKLKGKIEPGQPSVHMVENKPRNQNHKGHDIRKQEHVPSNSNKKRKDLVCWRCNQAGHCKHDCRVNLGNNGAGNSGVNGKVNGSSAQVKGEPNDSVSVNTVIESQDAIFDEMRFSSIQRPKDLTFGAHKEQNSESQDGESNTKRVTPEPFEDNWTACKMNIDGFPGEDEVVVLIDLKVVMNVQVQCLGSICIHPVDMKMWRSATYTCLGIGNVSVICSEHERLALLNFKHSIQDPFEMLSSWVGNECCMWEGIQCDAVTGNVQRLKLNADSYYDFFTRNKVSSSLAELRHLKYLDLSGNGFFLGSQIPEFIGSFKQLTYLNLFDAGFEGIIPPQIGNLSNLKVLNLGSNFLKADEIAWISRLPSLELLDLSSVDLSGAQNWDQTLLHMTPLLKELSLSNCLLSNVDLGAFLNLSRILPNIKHLDLGFNSFEGPLPTFFQNMTSLTFLDLSVFNLSLAWNFPDLLSMIPSLSELHLFDCGLDRTHLSSPRLNFSTLSNIQHLDLSFNPLGGIFLSFLTNMSSLRVLDLSDTMLNSSLPIMPKLLELHLSYNKFKQIEHVGIWRQCHLQQLRVTNNKFGMEMIDSPKNASECSQDSLANLRVLDLSYNRLVGSIPESLSRLRFLDVLDLSQNHLTGPVPEFPGNLTKLDLSSNQLTGSIPKSLGTLAALTDLNLSSNLLNGSIPLSIGKLAKLRSLVLSNNSLEGVVTEAYFANLSMLKDLDASSNTKLTFNVSRGWIPPFQLKSLNLSSCNIGNGFPQWLRKQRKLQILVLSNATLSGPLPTWLRKMPIIPVLDLSHNKFSGPLTNLPNGGNDKVYTYSPEPALLLEYNLFNGSIPRSLCRRTYLVGLDLSKNMLSGKIPNCLGNLKDLTNMILSSNRLSGVIPSSIALNSSLFWLSLNDNNFIGELPRELANLQLLQVLDLGDNKFSGNIPKWIGEKFIDLVVLRLHKNNFTGRIRRSLCKISTLQILDLAYNKLTGTIPRCVGKLNGMVESHSIPLYHSASDYDKNVIQGMKGVDLEYTTIWGMVYNMDLSSNKLVGEIPVELTALSNMAALHFLSHLNLSYNNLSGQIPIGNQLQTLNDPSIYAGNKHLCGPPLPNTCSNHQDPTTTRSKKKHKATDEWMKVWLFYGDIMSGFVTGFWGVIGVLLFKKQWRQKLFMFAEVMVDKIYVAVMLRVSKIKKGREAA; encoded by the exons ATGTATGATGCTTTATTTGATATCCATAGTGAAGCCTTGTGTGCCAAGGAGTTGTGGGACACCCTTGAGTTGAAGTATATCACCGAggatgcttctagcaagaagtttctaGTCAGTGACTTTAACAATTTTAAGATGGATGACTCAAGGTCTGTTACTGAACAATTCAATGAACTCCTTGGCATATACGGTCGGTTTAAACTGCACCATATGAATATGTATGAGTCCATTGTTGTGTCAACCATCATTGACAAACTGCATCCATCCTGGAAAGACTTCAAACACAAGTTGAAAAATCAAAAGGAGGaattgtctttggttcaacttgctAGTCACATTCGTATTGAAGAATCGCTTCATGCGAAGGAAAGTGACAAATCTGAAAAACTCAAAGGAAAAATTGAGCCTGGACAACCCTCGGTTCATATGGTTGAAAACAAACCAAGGAACCAGAACCACAAAGGACATGACATACGTAAGCAGGAACATGTACCAAGCAACTCCAACAAAAAGAGAAAGGATTTGGTTTGTTGGAGGTGCAATCAGGCTGGGCATTGCAAGCATGACTGTCGTGTGAATTTGGGCAATAATGGTGCTGGAAACAGTGGAGTCAATGGGAAAGTGAACGGGTCTTCGGCCCAAGTTAAAGGAG AACCTAATGATTCGGTTTCGGTTAACACTGTTATTGAATCACAAGATGCAATTTTTGATGAGATGCGGTTTTCATCAATTCAAAGACCTAAGGATCTGACTTTTGGTGCTCATAAAGAGCAAAATTCAGAAAGTCAAGATGGTg AAAGTAACACAAAAAGAGTGACGCCGGAACCTTTTGAAGATAATTGGACTGCATGTAAGATGAATATTGATGGATTTCctggagaagatgaagttgtggtCTT AATCGATTTGAAGGTTGTCATGAATGTGCAG GTCCAATGCTTGGGATCGATTTGCATTCATCCGGTGGATATGAAGATGTGGAGGAGTG CCACGTATACTTGTTTGGGGATTGGAAATGTTAGTGTAATCTGCTCTGAGCACGAGCGACTTGCTCTTCTCAACTTCAAACACAGTATCCAAGATCCTTTTGAAATGTTGTCCTCATGGGTTGGAAATGAGTGTTGCATGTGGGAAGGAATCCAGTGTGATGCTGTCACTGGAAATGTTCAACGCCTTAAACTTAATGCAGATTCCTACTACGACTTCTTTACTCGTAATAAGGTGAGCTCTTCTTTGGCAGAGTTGAGACATCTCAAATACCTCGACTTGAGTGGGAATGGTTTTTTTCTAGGAAGTCAGATCCCTGAGTTCATTGGATCCTTTAAACAGCTGACCTACCTCAATCTATTTGATGCTGGTTTTGAAGGTATTATTCCTCCTCAAATTGGAAATCTTTCTAATTTAAAGGTTCTTAATCTCGGTTCAAACTTTTTAAAGGCGGATGAAATTGCATGGATTTCTCGCCTTCCGTCACTCGAGCTTCTCGACTTGAGTTCagtggatcttagtggagcaCAAAACTGGGATCAAACTTTGCTTCACATGACTCCCTTGTTGAAAGAGTTAAGTTTGTCGAATTGTCTACTTTCCAATGTTGACCTTGGTGCTTTTCTTAATTTGAGTAGAATACTTCCCAACATCAAACACCTCGATCTTGGCTTCAATTCTTTCGAAGGTCCACTCCccaccttttttcaaaacatgacCTCCCTCACATTCCTCGATCTTTCCGTCTTTAATCTTAGTTTGGCATGGAACTTTCCAGACCTACTAAGCATGATCCCTTCTCTATCAGAGCTGcatttgtttgattgtgggcttgaTAGGACACATCTATCTTCCCCTCGTCTTAATTTCAGTACACTTTCTAACATCCAACACCTCGATCTTAGCTTTAATCCACTTGGAGGCATATTTCTGTCCTTTTTGACTAACATGAGCTCCCTAAGAGTCCTTGACCTTTCGGATACCATGTTGAATTCATCCCTTCCTATTATGCCTAAACTTCTAGAGCTTCATCTTTCTTATAACAAGTTTAAGCAGATTGAGCATGTTGGAATCTGGAGACAGTGCCACCTGCAACAGTTGAGAGTGACAAATAATAAATTTGGTATGGAAATGATTGACTCACCAAAAAACGCATCAGAATGCTCCCAGGATTCTTTGGCGAATTTAAGAGTTCTTGATCTATCGTACAACAGACTGGTTGGTTCAATCCCTGAATCTCTGAGTAGATTAAGATTTTTAGATGTGCTAGATCTATCTCAAAATCACTTGACTGGTCCTGTTCCAGAGTTCCCTGGTAACCTTACCAAACTTGACCTTTCTTCTAACCAATTGACTGGTTCAATTCCAAAGTCCCTTGGAACATTAGCAGCTTTAACAGATTTGAATCTAAGTTCTAATTTGTTAAATGGGTCTATTCCTCTTTCAATAGGGAAACTTGCCAAACTCCGTTCTCTCGTTCTCTCTAACAATTCTTTAGAAGGAGTAGTTACCGAAGCCTATTTTGCCAACCTTTCCATGTTGAAGGACTTGGATGCTTCTTCTAACACTAAGTTGACGTTCAATGTTTCACGTGGGTGGATACCTCCATTCCAATTAAAATCTCTTAATCTCAGTTCTTGCAATATCGGTAATGGATTCCCACAGTGGCTTCGAAAACAACGGAAGCTTCAAATCTTAGTGTTGTCAAATGCTACACTTTCAGGACCTCTGCCCACATGGTTGCGGAAGATGCCCATCATTCCTGTCTTAGATCTCTCTCACAACAAATTCAGTGGACCTCTGACAAACCTTCCCAATGGTGGAAATGATAAAGTGTATACATATTCTCCTGAGCCCGCATTACTTCTGGAATATAACCTTTTCAATGGGTCGATTCCAAGGTCATTGTGCAGAAGAACATATTTAGTAGGACTTGATCTTTCCAAAAATATGTTAAGTGGGAAAATTCCCAACTGTTTGGGGAATCTGAAGGATTTGACTAACATGATATTAAGCTCAAATCGGCTCTCTGGTGTCATTCCAAGTTCAATAGCTCTTAATTCATCATTATTTTGGTTAAGTTTGAATGACAATAACTTTATTGGTGAACTTCCACGAGAATTGGCAAATCTACAACTTTTGCAAGTCTTAGATTTGGGTGATAATAAGTTCTCTGGAAATATACCAAAATGGATTGGAGAAAAATTTATAGATTTGGTAGTTTTGAGGTTACACAAAAACAACTTCACCGGTAGAATTCGTCGATCTCTGTGCAAAATTTCAACTCTTCAAATTTTGGATCTTGCATACAACAAATTAACAGGGACCATCCCCCGTTGTGTAGGAAAGTTAAATGGCATGGTTGAGAGTCACTCAATACCTTTGTATCATTCCGCTTCCGATTATGATAAGAATGTGATTCAGGGCATGAAAGGTGTTGATCTTGAATATACAACAATTTGGGGTATGGTTTATAACATGGATCTTTCAAGCAATAAGCTTGTGGGAGAAATACCGGTCGAGCTAACTGCACTTTCTAA CATGGCAGCTTTGCactttttgagccatttgaatTTGTCATACAACAACTTGTCGGGTCAAATTCCAATAGGAAATCAACTGCAAACGCTTAATGATCCTTCAATATATGCTGGGAACAAACATCTATGTGGGCCTCCATTGCCAAACACTTGCTCAAATCATCAAgatccaacaacaacaagaagcaaGAAGAAACACAAAGCAACTGATGAGTGGATGAAGGTATGGTTGTTTTACGGGGACATAATGAGTGGTTTTGTAACAGGGTTTTGGGGTGTTATTGGAGTTCTGTTGTTCAAGAAGCAGTGGAGACAGAAGCTTTTCATGTTTGCTGAGGTAATGGTAGACAAGATATATGTTGCAGTCATGCTAAGAGTTTCCAAAATCAAGAAAGGAAGAGAAGCTGCATAG
- the LOC111896104 gene encoding receptor-like protein EIX2 gives MLSGKIPNCVGNLQGLTIMSISSNQLSGAIPSSIALISSLFWLNLNKNNFTGEVPPELGNLQGLGVLDLGDNKLYGNIPNWIGKKLTSLVVLSLHKNNFTGRIPPSLCKSSNLQILDLAYNNLTGTIPPCVGNLNGMVVGHLMNMYYSDMDHDKNVIQVMKGVDLEYTTTWEIVYNMDLSSNKLVGEIPVELTALSMLRALTFLSHLNLSHNNLSGQIPTGNQLQTLIDDPSIYAGNKGLCGPPLPNSCSNHQDPTTTSKKKHKAADEKMEVWLFYVDIMSGFGTGFWGVIGVLMFKKQWRHKLFMFAEETMDKIYVAVVVRVAKFKRGRE, from the exons ATGTTAAGTGGGAAAATTCCCAACTGTGTGGGGAATCTGCAGGGTTTGACTATCATGAGTATAAGCTCAAATCAGCTCTCTGGTGCCATTCCTAGCTCAATTGCTCTTATTTCATCATTATTTTGGTTAAATTTGAACAAAAATAACTTTACTGGTGAAGTTCCTCCAGAATTAGGGAATCTACAAGGTTTGGGAGTCTTAGATTTGGGTGACAATAAATTATATGGAAATATACCCAATTGGATAGGGAAAAAACTTACATCTTTGGTAGTTTTGAGTTTACACAAAAACAACTTCACTGGTAGAATTCCTCCATCTCTTTGCAAAAGTTCAAATCTTCAAATTTTGGATCTTGCATACAACAACTTAACCGGAACCATCCCTCCGTGTGTAGGAAACTTAAATGGCATGGTTGTGGGCCACTTGATGAATATGTATTATTCAGATATGGATCATGATAAGAATGTGATTCAGGTCATGAAAGGTGTTGATCTTGAATATACAACAACTTGGGAAATAGTTTATAACATGGACCTTTCAAGCAATAAACTTGTGGGAGAAATACCTGTTGAGCTCACTGCACTTTCCATGTTG AGAGCTTTGACTTTTTTGAGCCATTTGAATTTGTCACACAACAATTTGTCGGGTCAAATTCCAACAGGAAATCAACTGCAGACGCTTATTGATGATCCATCAATTTATGCTGGGAACAAAGGTCTATGTGGACCTCCACTGCCAAATAGTTGCTCAAATCATCAAGATCCAACAACAACAAGCAAGAAGAAACACAAAGCAGCTGATGAGAAGATGGAGGTATGGTTGTTTTATGTGGATATAATGAGTGGTTTTGGAACAGGGTTTTGGGGTGTTATTGGAGTTCTGATGTTCAAGAAGCAGTGGAGACACAAACTTTTCATGTTTGCTGAGGAAACCATGGATAAGATATACGTTGCAGTTGTGGTAAGAGTTGCCAAGTTCAAGAGAGGAAGAGAATAG